One genomic window of Arthrobacter caoxuetaonis includes the following:
- a CDS encoding TetR/AcrR family transcriptional regulator, translated as MNSAVKQDTRTADGRSVRWEAHRTERRGALIKAARRAVHTLGAQASMEEIAAASGTSKSVYYRYFGDKSGLQQAMGEVVINQMQEKILAAGRSADSPRSGMRAMVSAYLQMAETSPNVYAFVTGSPAGEAAAGSEPGVAVALSHFMANISAMMDHAVQLYLKGHQSDAVTQSAAGFWPIAALGMVRSAGERWLATPAGPDRPTEAEMTDQLTIWLFDGIGWDTPDPSAKTVTPSTTVRGGRTGSDAVPTSKDTQ; from the coding sequence GTGAACAGCGCAGTGAAACAAGACACACGGACGGCGGACGGAAGGTCGGTGCGGTGGGAAGCCCACCGCACCGAGCGGCGCGGAGCCTTGATCAAGGCCGCCCGCCGCGCCGTCCACACCCTGGGCGCGCAGGCATCCATGGAAGAAATCGCCGCTGCTTCCGGTACCTCCAAGTCCGTGTACTACCGCTACTTCGGCGACAAGTCAGGACTTCAGCAGGCCATGGGCGAAGTCGTGATCAACCAGATGCAGGAAAAGATCCTGGCCGCCGGGCGCAGCGCGGACTCCCCCCGCTCGGGTATGCGTGCCATGGTCTCGGCTTATCTGCAGATGGCCGAGACCTCTCCCAATGTCTATGCCTTTGTCACGGGCAGCCCGGCAGGCGAGGCTGCGGCAGGCAGCGAACCCGGTGTCGCCGTCGCCCTCTCGCATTTCATGGCGAATATCAGCGCCATGATGGACCACGCCGTGCAGCTGTACCTGAAGGGCCACCAGTCGGATGCCGTGACTCAGTCCGCCGCGGGCTTCTGGCCCATCGCAGCCCTGGGGATGGTGCGTTCAGCCGGCGAACGCTGGCTCGCGACGCCGGCCGGACCGGATCGTCCGACTGAAGCCGAAATGACCGACCAGCTCACCATTTGGCTTTTCGACGGGATCGGCTGGGACACCCCCGACCCCTCAGCAAAGACTGTTACTCCCTCCACCACTGTGCGTGGCGGCCGAACCGGCTCCGACGCAGTGCCGACAAGTAAGGACACGCAATGA
- a CDS encoding acetyl-CoA C-acetyltransferase: MAAQPAPAPQPVQVSGPAVRNAVVIGGNRIPFARSGGAYAHSSNQDMLTAALDGLVARFGLQGERVGAVAAGAVLKHSRDFNLTREAVLGSALSPETPAYDVQQACATGLETVVSLANKIKLGQLESGIAGGVDSASDAPIAVSEGLRRALLDLSRARNTKQKLAAIAKIRPKDLAPNAPNTGEPRTGLSMGEHQALTTAQWKITRESQDELAYNSHRNLAAAYDRGFFDDLMTPYRGLSRDSNLRADTSLEKLASLKPVFGRALGDEATMTAGNSTPLTDGASVVLLGSEDYAREHDLPMLANIVDAEAGAVDFVHGRDGLLMAPAFAVPRLLARNNMTFDDFNFFEIHEAFAGTVLSTLAAWEDDEFCRTRLGLEGPLGSIDRSKLNVNGSSLAAGHPFAATGGRIVASLAKMLSEKGSGRGLISICAAGGQGLVAILEAR; this comes from the coding sequence ATGGCTGCACAACCCGCCCCCGCACCCCAGCCGGTGCAGGTCTCTGGTCCCGCCGTACGGAACGCCGTCGTAATCGGCGGCAACCGCATTCCCTTCGCCCGGTCCGGCGGAGCGTATGCCCACAGCTCGAACCAGGACATGCTCACCGCCGCGCTTGACGGACTTGTTGCCCGCTTCGGGCTGCAGGGGGAACGGGTCGGCGCTGTCGCGGCCGGCGCGGTTTTGAAGCACTCACGGGATTTCAACCTCACGCGGGAGGCAGTCCTTGGCTCCGCGCTGTCCCCGGAAACGCCGGCCTACGATGTGCAGCAGGCCTGCGCCACCGGCCTGGAAACCGTGGTTTCCCTCGCAAACAAGATCAAGCTGGGCCAGCTGGAATCCGGCATCGCCGGCGGTGTCGATTCCGCCTCGGATGCCCCAATCGCCGTCAGTGAAGGTTTGCGCCGCGCGCTCCTGGACCTTTCCCGTGCCCGGAACACCAAGCAGAAGCTCGCAGCCATCGCCAAGATCCGCCCGAAGGACCTGGCACCGAACGCACCGAACACCGGCGAGCCGCGCACCGGACTCTCCATGGGGGAGCACCAGGCGCTGACCACGGCACAGTGGAAGATCACCCGCGAAAGCCAGGACGAACTGGCGTACAACAGCCACCGCAATCTGGCAGCTGCCTACGACCGCGGCTTCTTCGACGACCTCATGACCCCGTACCGCGGACTGTCCCGCGATTCGAACCTGCGTGCAGACACCTCGCTGGAGAAGCTTGCCTCCCTCAAGCCGGTCTTCGGCCGTGCCCTGGGCGACGAAGCAACCATGACCGCCGGCAACTCCACCCCGCTGACCGACGGCGCATCGGTTGTGCTTCTCGGCTCGGAAGACTACGCCCGCGAACATGATCTGCCGATGCTTGCCAACATCGTCGATGCCGAGGCCGGTGCGGTCGATTTCGTCCACGGCCGCGACGGACTGCTCATGGCGCCGGCCTTCGCCGTGCCGCGCCTGCTGGCCCGCAACAACATGACGTTCGACGACTTCAACTTCTTCGAGATCCATGAAGCCTTCGCGGGTACGGTGCTGAGCACCCTCGCCGCCTGGGAAGATGACGAGTTCTGCCGCACGCGCCTGGGCCTGGAGGGCCCGCTGGGCAGCATCGACCGGAGCAAGCTCAACGTTAACGGCTCCTCGCTCGCTGCCGGCCACCCGTTCGCCGCCACCGGCGGCCGGATCGTCGCCTCGCTGGCAAAGATGCTGTCCGAGAAGGGATCCGGGCGCGGCCTTATCTCGATCTGCGCGGCCGGAGGCCAGGGTCTCGTGGCCATCCTGGAGGCCCGCTGA
- a CDS encoding 3-oxoacyl-ACP reductase — translation MSDTYLNLVNSGLTKEIAKKLGLPRPAVLRRFDPSKPLVPGPLLVLGKGESADALASVLLSWQQDVRRHATPKEKLGAILMVLDEVMSPEDLSSVSLDAGASLRDLASGGRIVTVSRPASEAQDPAAAAARQGVEGTLRSLAHELRGGATANGIVLANGTGATAPSVAAALRFLLSGRSAYVNGQFITVGSAAGELPAEWTASLAAKTAVVTGAARGIGAAIARVLHREGANVIVVDVPAAGEQLAAVANEIRGTALQVDITRDDAADRILAHASERYGRLDIVIHNAGITRDKLLANMDASRWDSVIAVNIASQLKMNERFLASEAFSKQGRIVSLASTSGIAGNRGQTNYAASKAGIIGMVRATAPLLEPRGGSINAVAPGFIETDMTARMPALTRQVARRLSSLQQGGQPVDVAETIAFLASDGAAGVNGQVLRVCGQNMVGA, via the coding sequence ATGTCGGATACCTATCTGAACCTGGTCAACTCCGGCCTTACCAAGGAGATTGCCAAGAAGCTGGGGCTGCCGCGGCCGGCTGTGCTGCGCCGTTTCGACCCGTCCAAGCCCCTGGTGCCGGGACCGCTCCTGGTCCTGGGGAAAGGCGAGTCCGCTGACGCCCTGGCCTCGGTGCTGCTTTCCTGGCAGCAGGATGTCCGCCGCCACGCGACTCCCAAGGAGAAGCTCGGCGCCATCCTCATGGTCCTGGACGAAGTGATGTCGCCGGAGGACCTCTCCTCGGTCAGCCTTGACGCCGGCGCCAGCCTGCGCGACCTTGCCTCCGGGGGACGGATCGTCACCGTCTCGCGGCCGGCCTCCGAGGCGCAGGACCCCGCTGCAGCTGCCGCGCGCCAGGGTGTCGAGGGCACGCTGCGTTCCCTTGCGCACGAACTGCGCGGCGGGGCGACCGCGAACGGGATCGTGCTGGCCAACGGAACCGGTGCCACGGCTCCGTCCGTGGCCGCCGCCCTGCGTTTCCTGCTCTCCGGCCGCAGCGCGTACGTGAACGGGCAGTTCATCACCGTTGGTTCCGCCGCCGGGGAACTGCCCGCCGAATGGACCGCTTCGCTGGCGGCCAAGACCGCCGTCGTCACCGGAGCCGCACGCGGCATCGGAGCTGCGATCGCCCGCGTGCTGCACCGCGAAGGCGCCAACGTCATTGTGGTCGACGTTCCGGCAGCGGGGGAGCAGCTGGCAGCGGTAGCGAACGAAATCCGCGGTACCGCCCTGCAGGTGGATATCACCCGCGACGACGCTGCCGACAGGATCCTGGCACACGCTTCCGAGCGTTACGGCCGGCTGGACATCGTGATCCACAATGCCGGGATTACCCGTGACAAGCTGCTGGCCAACATGGACGCCTCACGCTGGGATTCCGTGATTGCGGTCAACATTGCTTCACAGCTGAAGATGAACGAGCGTTTCCTGGCTTCGGAGGCGTTCAGCAAGCAGGGCCGGATTGTCTCGCTGGCTTCCACCAGCGGCATTGCCGGCAACCGCGGCCAAACGAACTACGCGGCATCCAAGGCGGGGATCATCGGTATGGTCCGGGCCACCGCACCCCTGCTGGAGCCCCGCGGCGGTTCGATCAACGCCGTCGCTCCCGGCTTCATCGAAACGGACATGACCGCCCGGATGCCGGCGCTGACCCGCCAGGTTGCCCGGCGCCTTTCGAGCCTGCAGCAGGGTGGACAGCCCGTCGACGTTGCCGAGACCATCGCGTTCCTCGCCTCGGACGGTGCAGCCGGCGTGAACGGCCAGGTCCTGCGGGTCTGCGGCCAGAATATGGTCGGAGCATGA
- a CDS encoding MaoC family dehydratase, giving the protein MSVQDLEQFQLHEIPALGRLYLSAAGNAARSKLTSSASTQTLPAARHTVTNARVDLDRLTDFQRLVLRSAQDTLPSGYVHTFAFPVAMSVMAREDFPLPLLGMVHLRNHVTHLRPIHYTEPLSVTAWAENLAGHRAGTQVELVAEVRSGTELVWTGRSVYLAKGVFLPRIDRPQARTEREDFTPPLPTAQWRLGADAGRNYAKVSGDFNPIHLSSLSAKALGMKRSIAHGMYLASRVVAEAGPALPEPFEWSIEFESPVFLPATVSVRISDAGAPGDMAGTTFTGWNQRSRRRHFHGWARPL; this is encoded by the coding sequence ATGAGTGTCCAGGACCTGGAGCAATTCCAGCTCCACGAAATCCCCGCACTCGGCCGGCTGTACCTTTCCGCGGCCGGCAACGCTGCGCGCAGCAAACTGACATCCTCGGCTTCGACCCAGACGCTGCCGGCAGCGCGCCACACCGTCACCAACGCCAGAGTGGATCTGGACCGGCTGACGGACTTCCAGCGCCTGGTGCTCCGGAGCGCCCAGGACACGCTTCCGTCAGGGTACGTTCACACGTTCGCCTTCCCGGTGGCCATGAGCGTGATGGCACGTGAGGACTTCCCCCTGCCCCTGCTGGGCATGGTGCATCTGCGCAACCACGTCACGCATCTGCGGCCCATCCATTACACGGAGCCGCTGAGCGTCACCGCCTGGGCGGAAAACCTGGCCGGGCACCGCGCGGGAACACAGGTGGAACTGGTGGCCGAAGTCCGGTCCGGCACCGAACTCGTGTGGACCGGGCGTTCGGTCTATCTGGCAAAGGGCGTGTTCCTTCCCCGGATCGACCGCCCGCAGGCCCGGACGGAGCGGGAGGACTTCACCCCGCCGCTTCCCACGGCCCAGTGGCGGCTCGGAGCGGACGCAGGACGGAACTATGCCAAGGTGTCGGGGGACTTCAACCCCATCCACCTGAGCAGCCTCTCCGCCAAAGCGCTGGGCATGAAGCGCTCGATCGCCCATGGCATGTACCTCGCCTCGCGGGTCGTTGCGGAAGCGGGTCCGGCCCTGCCGGAACCCTTCGAATGGAGCATCGAGTTCGAATCGCCGGTGTTCCTTCCGGCGACGGTGAGCGTCCGCATTTCAGACGCCGGCGCCCCGGGCGACATGGCAGGGACAACGTTCACGGGGTGGAACCAGCGCAGCCGCCGCAGGCACTTCCACGGCTGGGCCCGGCCGCTCTGA
- a CDS encoding kynureninase, protein MNESRFAELAKELDAADPLADLRERFVGHNDPAISAYFDGNSLGRPLAATLDRLGEFVTHAWGSRLIRSWDEGWLALPSAIGDQLGATVLGAAPGQCIVADSTTVLLYKLARAAVAAGAGRTEIVLDRDNFPTDRYVMDGIARECGMTLRWLEADYDGGVSPEAVASAVGPQTALVVLSHVAYRSGFIADVPAITALVHEAGGRVLWDLCHSAGSVPAELDNWNVDYAAGCSYKYLGGGPGAPAWAYVARRHQEDFAQPIQGWLGAGDPFAMGADYVPAAGIQRVVSGTPPILGMLAIQDMIALIAEAGMDAVRAKSVQLTSFAVQAFDEILAPLGVTLASPRDTARRGSHVTIDHPSFKDVTARLWERGIIPDYRNPNGIRLGLSPLSTSFAETWTGIEAIASELRHAA, encoded by the coding sequence ATGAACGAATCCCGTTTTGCTGAACTGGCCAAGGAACTGGACGCTGCGGATCCCTTGGCTGACCTGCGCGAACGTTTCGTTGGACACAATGACCCGGCCATCAGTGCCTACTTTGACGGCAACTCCCTCGGCCGGCCGCTGGCGGCAACTCTGGACCGGCTGGGGGAGTTCGTTACCCATGCGTGGGGCAGCCGGCTGATCCGCTCCTGGGACGAGGGCTGGCTCGCCCTTCCCTCGGCAATCGGTGACCAGCTGGGCGCGACAGTCCTCGGCGCGGCGCCGGGGCAGTGCATCGTGGCGGACTCAACCACAGTGCTGCTCTACAAACTGGCGCGTGCGGCTGTGGCTGCCGGCGCAGGCCGAACCGAGATCGTGCTGGACCGGGACAACTTTCCCACGGACCGCTACGTCATGGACGGAATCGCCCGCGAGTGCGGTATGACGCTCCGCTGGCTGGAGGCGGATTACGACGGCGGCGTGAGCCCGGAAGCCGTGGCTTCCGCCGTCGGGCCGCAGACGGCCCTGGTGGTCCTCAGCCACGTGGCCTACCGGTCCGGTTTTATCGCCGACGTCCCGGCCATCACCGCCCTGGTCCATGAAGCCGGCGGACGGGTCCTCTGGGACCTGTGCCATTCGGCCGGCTCGGTTCCCGCCGAGCTCGATAACTGGAACGTCGATTATGCCGCCGGCTGCAGTTACAAGTACCTGGGCGGCGGTCCCGGCGCCCCTGCGTGGGCCTACGTTGCCCGCCGCCACCAGGAAGACTTCGCCCAGCCCATCCAGGGCTGGCTGGGCGCAGGCGATCCATTTGCCATGGGAGCGGACTACGTACCCGCCGCAGGGATCCAGCGGGTGGTCTCGGGAACACCGCCGATCCTGGGCATGCTGGCCATACAGGACATGATTGCGCTCATCGCCGAGGCAGGCATGGACGCCGTGCGAGCCAAGTCCGTGCAGCTCACCTCCTTTGCCGTGCAGGCATTCGACGAAATCCTCGCTCCGCTTGGCGTCACGCTGGCGTCGCCGCGGGACACCGCCCGCAGGGGCAGCCACGTCACGATCGACCATCCGTCGTTCAAGGACGTCACGGCCCGGCTGTGGGAACGCGGCATCATTCCGGACTACCGCAACCCCAACGGCATCCGGCTGGGACTTTCTCCGCTGTCCACGTCCTTCGCTGAAACCTGGACCGGAATCGAAGCCATCGCCTCAGAGCTCCGGCACGCCGCCTAA
- a CDS encoding universal stress protein, with protein sequence MASIVVGYVPGAEGAAALAQARRVAELFQDELAVVNVRTTGRGLGHGHAHGEDAADDLNSIAAELESAGLSFEIIHPEGDYDPADEILAVASRLGARLIVVGLRHRTPVGKLFLGSTAQRILLEASCPVLAVKAGQALQD encoded by the coding sequence ATGGCTAGCATCGTCGTTGGGTACGTCCCGGGAGCCGAGGGTGCTGCCGCCCTCGCGCAGGCGAGACGGGTGGCCGAGCTGTTCCAGGACGAGCTGGCAGTCGTCAACGTCCGCACCACGGGCCGCGGCCTGGGGCACGGGCATGCGCACGGCGAGGATGCCGCCGATGACCTGAACTCGATTGCCGCGGAACTGGAATCGGCAGGACTGTCCTTCGAGATCATCCATCCGGAAGGGGACTACGACCCCGCGGACGAAATCCTGGCGGTTGCCTCGCGGCTTGGGGCACGGCTGATCGTCGTCGGCTTACGGCACCGCACGCCGGTGGGCAAGCTTTTCCTCGGCAGCACGGCGCAGCGGATCCTGCTGGAGGCGTCCTGCCCGGTCCTCGCGGTCAAGGCCGGCCAGGCCCTGCAGGATTAG
- a CDS encoding APC family permease, whose protein sequence is MSVPGGENAATDGSPRESSGPELKRVMGTKLLLLFIVGDVLGTGVYALTGQIAGEIGGAAWAPVLIAFSVATITALSYLELVTKYPQAAGAALYTHKAFGIHFVTFLVTFAVLCSGITSASTASKFLAENFLVGFNLGWGQFGVTAIAVSFMVLLALINLRGVGESIKFNVFLTIVELTGLLIVIGIGFWAMGQGNVDFSRVMVFETEGGKSVFLALTAATSLAFFSMVGFEDSVNMAEETKDPARIFPKVMLSGLGITVFIYLLVSIAAVAVVPVGQLSESQTPLLEVVQTGAPGFPIDVFYPFLSIFAVANTALINMLMASRLLYGMSRQEVLPRGLALILPGRRTPWAAIVFTTAIATGLIILVTNAMGPQTVSALGGTTALLLLCVFTVVNIACIVLRRRPPDPQPNTEDGPAAVRKTFRSPGIMPWIGAATCAFLVGPWAQDPIEYRIAGILLAIGVVLWFFTWLWNRAVKAKRTRFTDPEELHG, encoded by the coding sequence ATGAGTGTTCCCGGAGGTGAGAATGCGGCGACCGACGGTTCGCCGCGGGAAAGCAGCGGCCCGGAACTGAAACGGGTGATGGGAACCAAGCTCCTGCTCCTGTTCATCGTGGGTGACGTGCTGGGAACCGGCGTCTACGCCCTGACCGGACAGATCGCCGGAGAGATTGGCGGAGCGGCCTGGGCTCCGGTCCTGATCGCCTTTTCCGTTGCCACGATCACGGCGCTGTCCTACCTGGAACTGGTGACCAAGTACCCGCAGGCAGCCGGAGCCGCCCTGTATACGCACAAGGCTTTCGGGATCCACTTCGTCACGTTCCTGGTGACCTTCGCCGTCCTGTGTTCCGGCATCACCTCAGCCTCTACGGCGTCGAAGTTCCTTGCCGAGAACTTCCTGGTCGGGTTCAACCTCGGCTGGGGGCAATTCGGCGTAACCGCCATAGCAGTCAGTTTCATGGTGCTTTTGGCGCTCATCAATCTCCGCGGGGTCGGGGAAAGCATCAAGTTCAACGTCTTCCTGACCATCGTGGAACTGACCGGGCTCCTGATCGTGATCGGCATCGGCTTCTGGGCCATGGGCCAGGGCAACGTGGACTTCTCCCGGGTCATGGTCTTCGAGACCGAGGGCGGGAAATCCGTGTTTCTGGCGCTCACCGCGGCTACGTCCCTGGCGTTCTTCTCGATGGTCGGGTTCGAGGACTCCGTCAACATGGCCGAAGAGACGAAGGACCCGGCGCGGATATTTCCCAAGGTCATGCTCAGCGGCCTGGGCATAACGGTCTTCATCTACCTGCTGGTCTCCATCGCCGCCGTGGCGGTGGTCCCGGTAGGGCAGCTCTCCGAAAGCCAGACTCCCCTGCTGGAAGTGGTGCAGACCGGCGCTCCGGGGTTCCCGATCGACGTCTTTTATCCGTTCCTGTCGATCTTCGCCGTGGCCAACACGGCCTTGATCAACATGCTGATGGCGAGCCGGCTGCTTTACGGGATGTCGCGCCAGGAGGTTCTGCCCCGTGGATTGGCCCTGATCCTGCCCGGGCGCAGGACACCGTGGGCGGCGATCGTGTTCACCACGGCAATCGCCACCGGACTCATCATCCTGGTCACCAACGCCATGGGTCCGCAAACGGTTTCGGCGCTGGGCGGAACCACCGCACTGCTTCTGCTCTGCGTGTTCACGGTCGTGAACATAGCCTGCATCGTGCTGCGCCGGCGTCCGCCGGATCCCCAGCCGAACACGGAGGACGGACCTGCGGCTGTCCGCAAGACATTCCGCTCCCCCGGCATCATGCCCTGGATCGGGGCCGCCACCTGCGCCTTCCTGGTGGGTCCCTGGGCGCAGGACCCCATCGAGTACCGCATCGCCGGAATCCTGCTGGCGATAGGCGTCGTCCTGTGGTTCTTTACCTGGCTGTGGAACCGGGCGGTCAAAGCCAAACGAACCCGCTTTACTGATCCGGAGGAACTCCATGGCTAG
- a CDS encoding hemolysin family protein, which translates to MDGSALLNIVLVLFFILLGGVFAGAEMALVTLREGQILRLENSGKRGARTAQLARNPNLFLSAIQIGVTLSGFFSAAYGASALAPAISPVLEGWGLAPSLAQSAAFVAMTLVVAYLSLVFSELVPKRLAMQNAEGFVRVLAPPLSLFAAVMRPVIRLLSVSTDAVVRLLGGDPQLKNVPISQQELLEMVKSSPTIADESRSILADVFGAGHRLLQEVMRPRPMVEFLPASLTLAEARVRVHELPYSRYPVMGASPDDVLGFIHVRDLIGRDPDPSGETRLGEIARPILFLPGTATVLPTLSRMRRENSHIAVVADEYGGTDGIVTLEDLVEELVGEIYDEYDTARDPEDRHLALEGGMLVDGGLILQEFDRLTGIVLPEGQYETVAGYILDQLGRMAVPGDAVPAPGGQLRVMEVDHHRIQAVRVIPEPGIQG; encoded by the coding sequence ATGGACGGCAGTGCATTACTGAACATTGTCCTGGTGCTCTTCTTCATCCTGCTCGGCGGCGTGTTCGCCGGAGCGGAGATGGCCCTGGTGACACTTCGCGAGGGCCAGATCCTCCGGCTGGAAAACTCCGGGAAGCGCGGAGCACGGACCGCGCAGCTCGCGCGGAACCCGAATCTGTTCCTCTCTGCCATCCAGATCGGCGTCACCCTTTCGGGATTCTTTTCGGCTGCCTATGGGGCTTCGGCGCTGGCGCCGGCAATTTCCCCGGTCCTGGAGGGCTGGGGACTGGCGCCTTCCCTTGCCCAGAGCGCCGCATTTGTTGCCATGACGCTGGTGGTCGCCTACTTGTCCCTGGTGTTCTCGGAACTTGTTCCCAAGCGGCTCGCCATGCAGAACGCGGAGGGCTTTGTACGTGTCCTTGCTCCCCCGTTGTCCCTTTTCGCTGCGGTGATGCGCCCGGTGATCCGGCTGCTGTCTGTCTCCACGGACGCCGTGGTCCGCCTGCTGGGCGGAGATCCCCAGCTGAAGAACGTGCCCATTTCCCAGCAGGAGCTGCTGGAGATGGTGAAATCCAGTCCTACCATCGCGGATGAGAGCCGCAGCATCCTGGCAGATGTCTTCGGCGCCGGCCACCGGCTCCTGCAGGAAGTGATGCGCCCGCGGCCCATGGTCGAGTTCCTTCCCGCATCACTCACCCTGGCCGAAGCACGGGTCCGCGTCCATGAGCTGCCCTATTCCCGGTATCCGGTCATGGGCGCGTCACCGGATGATGTGCTCGGCTTCATCCATGTCCGGGACCTCATCGGGCGTGATCCGGACCCATCCGGCGAGACCCGGCTCGGTGAGATTGCCCGGCCCATCCTGTTCCTGCCGGGTACGGCAACCGTCCTGCCCACATTGTCCAGGATGCGGCGGGAGAACAGCCACATCGCCGTCGTGGCTGACGAATACGGGGGCACTGACGGCATTGTCACGCTGGAGGACCTCGTCGAGGAACTTGTCGGCGAGATCTACGACGAATACGACACCGCCCGGGACCCGGAAGACCGCCACCTCGCCCTGGAAGGCGGAATGCTGGTCGACGGCGGATTGATCCTGCAGGAATTCGACCGGCTCACCGGGATAGTGCTGCCTGAAGGGCAGTACGAAACTGTTGCCGGCTACATCCTGGACCAGCTCGGGCGCATGGCCGTCCCCGGGGATGCCGTCCCTGCACCGGGCGGGCAGCTGCGTGTCATGGAGGTTGACCACCACAGGATCCAGGCGGTGCGGGTTATTCCTGAACCTGGGATCCAGGGCTAA
- a CDS encoding M20/M25/M40 family metallo-hydrolase, producing MSVRAEDEVTRICQDLIRIDTSNYGDGTGPGERKAAEYVAGLIEEVGLSADLFESAPGRASVVTRLEGSDPSLPALVVHGHLDVVPAQKQDWSVDPFSGEERDGLIWGRGAVDMKDMDAMILAVMREMARTGTRGRRDLIFAFFADEEAGGSYGASWAVDNRPELFDGATEAISEVGGFSATIGGRRTYLLQTAEKGISWLRLKAHGRAGHGSQINTDNAVTRLAGAVSRIGAHEWPIELTDTTRAFLDGVTELTGVEFDPENPDKLLSELGTVARFVGATLQNTANPTLLSAGYKHNVIPGTAEALIDARTLPGQEEHLLEVIRGLAGDGIDVSYEHKDVSLEVPFSGNLVDSMVDALQAEDPGAPVLPYTLSGGTDNKSLSRLGITGYGFAPLRLPEDLDFTGMFHGVDERVPVDSLKFGTKVLSRLLRGY from the coding sequence ATGAGCGTTCGCGCCGAAGACGAAGTCACCCGTATCTGCCAGGATCTGATCCGCATCGACACCTCCAACTACGGTGACGGAACCGGACCGGGGGAGCGGAAGGCAGCAGAGTACGTCGCCGGACTTATCGAAGAGGTGGGACTGTCAGCTGACCTGTTCGAATCCGCACCCGGCCGCGCCTCGGTGGTGACCCGCCTTGAGGGCTCCGATCCCTCCCTGCCCGCACTGGTAGTCCACGGCCACCTCGACGTCGTGCCGGCGCAGAAGCAGGACTGGAGCGTGGACCCGTTCAGCGGCGAGGAACGGGACGGCCTGATCTGGGGCCGCGGGGCAGTCGACATGAAGGACATGGACGCCATGATCCTCGCGGTGATGCGCGAAATGGCCCGCACAGGTACCCGCGGCCGGCGTGACCTCATCTTCGCCTTTTTCGCGGATGAAGAAGCCGGGGGCAGCTACGGCGCCAGCTGGGCAGTAGACAACCGCCCCGAACTGTTCGACGGCGCCACGGAAGCAATCTCCGAGGTCGGCGGGTTTTCGGCGACTATCGGAGGCCGGCGTACCTACCTGCTGCAGACCGCTGAAAAAGGAATCTCGTGGCTGCGCCTGAAAGCACACGGCCGGGCCGGACACGGCTCCCAGATCAACACCGACAACGCAGTGACCCGCCTGGCCGGTGCCGTCTCGCGGATTGGTGCCCACGAGTGGCCCATTGAACTCACCGATACCACCCGCGCCTTCCTGGACGGGGTGACCGAGCTGACCGGCGTCGAGTTCGATCCCGAGAACCCTGACAAACTGCTCAGCGAACTCGGCACCGTGGCCCGGTTCGTTGGTGCAACGCTGCAGAACACGGCCAACCCGACACTGTTGTCCGCCGGATACAAGCACAACGTCATCCCGGGTACGGCAGAGGCACTGATCGACGCACGGACCCTGCCCGGCCAGGAAGAGCATCTCCTGGAAGTCATCCGCGGACTGGCAGGCGACGGAATCGACGTCAGCTACGAACACAAAGATGTCTCGCTCGAGGTGCCCTTTTCCGGAAACCTGGTGGATTCCATGGTGGACGCCCTGCAGGCGGAAGACCCGGGTGCCCCGGTGCTGCCGTACACCCTCTCCGGCGGCACCGACAACAAATCCCTCAGCCGCCTGGGAATCACCGGATACGGTTTCGCTCCGCTGCGCCTGCCCGAGGACCTTGACTTCACGGGGATGTTCCACGGTGTGGACGAACGAGTCCCTGTTGATTCCCTGAAGTTCGGCACGAAGGTACTGTCCCGCCTGCTCCGCGGGTACTAG